One part of the Streptomyces sp. NBC_00286 genome encodes these proteins:
- a CDS encoding DUF6278 family protein, with the protein MNISFLGNWRKKRDPARVAVFSDSESDREGVAELLSECELLRSQAERAGIELDDSPASLEALDQLLPRWRDDEESLPWLGNDAGLYLGTVILRTVPGATWQLWPDGQPVVRLESGREIDVVAAGHEWAASGVPELSQLYGEVSEA; encoded by the coding sequence ATGAACATCTCGTTCCTGGGCAACTGGCGCAAGAAGCGAGACCCCGCCAGAGTCGCAGTCTTCTCCGACAGCGAGAGCGATCGCGAGGGAGTGGCCGAGCTTCTCTCCGAGTGCGAACTGCTGCGCTCCCAGGCGGAGCGGGCCGGGATCGAACTCGACGACTCCCCGGCCTCGTTGGAGGCGCTCGACCAACTGCTGCCGCGCTGGCGCGACGACGAGGAGAGCCTGCCCTGGCTCGGCAACGACGCCGGCCTCTATCTCGGCACGGTCATCCTGCGCACGGTCCCCGGCGCGACCTGGCAGCTGTGGCCCGACGGCCAGCCGGTGGTGCGGCTGGAGTCCGGCCGGGAGATCGACGTGGTCGCCGCCGGGCACGAGTGGGCGGCCAGCGGCGTACCGGAGCTCTCCCAGCTGTACGGCGAGGTGTCGGAGGCGTAA
- a CDS encoding IS630 family transposase (programmed frameshift), giving the protein MRYPDGGGLTAAERARRERVWFAAAEKFAHGASEPEVARQFRVSRMSANRWHRAFTEGGVEALASKGPGGARCKLDEAQLRALEQELEAGPAAHGWDEDQCWTLARITELIEAKFGVGYTLGGVDALLHRIGWSVQVPTRRAAERDEEEIAIWRDEQWPVIKETAADLGAWLCFEDEAGQGLRPPKGRIWGRRGRTPLVQVSAAGSGRISPAGLVATRPGRAPRLICRTRLHRRRKGEKKGFTETDYARLLDAAHQQLGGPIVLIWDNLNTHRSKAMQQLIAARPWLVVYQLPSYAPELNPMEAVWSHLKRSLANLAKRTIDQLARIVKTRLKRMQYRPALIAGFITKTGLDQPQ; this is encoded by the exons ATGAGGTATCCCGACGGTGGTGGTCTGACCGCCGCGGAACGGGCTCGGCGGGAGCGGGTGTGGTTCGCAGCAGCCGAGAAGTTCGCCCATGGGGCGAGCGAGCCGGAGGTCGCCCGGCAGTTCAGAGTCTCAAGGATGTCGGCGAACCGCTGGCATCGGGCCTTCACCGAAGGCGGCGTCGAGGCGCTGGCCTCGAAGGGGCCGGGCGGCGCGCGCTGCAAGCTCGACGAGGCCCAGTTACGGGCCCTGGAGCAGGAACTGGAGGCCGGGCCTGCCGCGCACGGCTGGGATGAGGACCAGTGCTGGACCCTGGCGAGGATCACCGAGCTCATCGAGGCGAAGTTCGGTGTCGGCTACACCCTCGGCGGGGTGGACGCCCTGCTGCACCGTATCGGCTGGAGCGTGCAGGTCCCCACCAGGCGGGCCGCCGAACGCGACGAGGAGGAGATCGCCATCTGGAGGGATGAGCAGTGGCCCGTCATAAAGGA GACGGCGGCGGACCTGGGGGCCTGGCTGTGCTTCGAGGACGAGGCAGGCCAGGGCCTGAGGCCGCCCAAGGGCCGCATCTGGGGTCGGCGTGGCCGCACCCCGCTGGTGCAGGTTTCCGCCGCTGGCTCCGGCCGCATCTCGCCGGCCGGTCTGGTTGCCACTCGCCCCGGCCGGGCGCCGCGGCTCATCTGCCGCACCCGCCTGCACCGCCGCCGCAAGGGCGAGAAGAAGGGTTTCACCGAGACCGACTACGCGCGATTACTCGACGCCGCCCATCAGCAGCTCGGCGGCCCGATCGTCCTGATCTGGGACAATCTGAACACTCACCGCAGCAAGGCCATGCAGCAGCTGATCGCTGCCCGGCCGTGGCTGGTCGTCTACCAACTGCCCTCCTATGCGCCGGAACTCAACCCGATGGAGGCCGTGTGGTCCCACCTGAAGCGATCCCTGGCCAACCTCGCCAAGCGGACCATCGACCAGCTCGCCAGGATTGTGAAGACCCGCCTCAAGCGGATGCAGTACCGTCCCGCCCTCATCGCCGGATTCATCACCAAGACCGGCCTCGACCAGCCGCAATAA
- a CDS encoding SGNH/GDSL hydrolase family protein — protein sequence MMAVPTASAKAGLPTRTGPLPLERLFDNTAVSDDARPGEADFDGSGGSLSARDLTAAGWTPGRTLTVQGARLTWPRKAAGQPDNVRADGQLVRVHGRGDALAFLVAGTAGDAATGTGVVRYANGSRSTYRLTAPDWRRGPLATKAVALPHVNTPGGQLAEKARLYVVTVPLAEGRTVASVQLPRNDDLHVFALSVRADSPGWTGSWATSTSGYGAVGPWTDRTLRLVVHTSAGGPRVRIRLDNTFAAAPVRIGSATVAVQGSGASPRSTPVPLSFRGAAGTEIPAGAQAFSDPLGFDVPADANLLVSFHLPGTVSAAPMHSLAVQRSYLSEPGDHAADAGPDAYTSTISNWPLLTGVDVGGGPGSVVLLGDSITDGEKSTPDANLRWGDVLARRLRDQDVVPHYGVLNHGISANRVVSDRYPGDGVSTDMGGVSALNRLDRDVLAQTSARTVVVFQGVNDVRWGASAEQVIAGLREIADRAHARGLRVLGATIVPCEGEARCTPAADAGRSAVNAWIRASSSFDGVLDFDAVLRDPARPSRMLPAYDSGDHLHPGNAGLAALAGAVDLRLL from the coding sequence ATGATGGCGGTGCCGACCGCGTCCGCGAAGGCCGGGCTGCCCACCCGGACCGGGCCGCTCCCGCTGGAGCGGCTCTTCGACAACACGGCCGTCAGCGACGACGCGCGTCCCGGCGAGGCGGACTTCGACGGCTCGGGCGGCTCCCTGTCGGCTCGGGACCTGACCGCCGCGGGCTGGACGCCGGGCCGCACACTGACCGTCCAGGGCGCCCGGCTGACCTGGCCGCGCAAGGCGGCAGGGCAGCCGGACAACGTGCGCGCCGACGGCCAGCTGGTCCGGGTCCACGGTCGCGGCGACGCCCTCGCCTTCCTGGTGGCGGGCACGGCCGGTGACGCGGCCACGGGCACGGGGGTGGTGCGGTACGCGAACGGCTCGCGCTCCACGTACCGGCTGACCGCCCCCGACTGGCGCCGCGGCCCCCTCGCCACCAAGGCCGTGGCACTGCCGCACGTCAACACGCCCGGCGGCCAACTCGCCGAGAAGGCACGGCTGTACGTCGTCACCGTGCCGCTCGCCGAAGGCCGGACCGTCGCCTCCGTGCAGCTGCCGCGCAACGACGACCTGCATGTGTTCGCGCTGTCGGTACGCGCCGACTCGCCCGGCTGGACGGGCAGTTGGGCCACTTCGACCTCCGGGTACGGGGCGGTCGGGCCCTGGACGGACCGGACGCTGCGCCTCGTGGTGCACACCTCGGCGGGCGGGCCGCGCGTACGGATCCGGCTGGACAACACCTTCGCCGCCGCGCCCGTACGGATCGGGAGTGCGACGGTGGCGGTCCAGGGGTCCGGTGCGAGCCCGCGGAGTACCCCCGTGCCGCTGTCGTTCCGGGGTGCCGCCGGGACCGAAATCCCCGCGGGGGCACAGGCGTTCAGCGATCCGCTCGGCTTCGATGTGCCCGCGGACGCCAATCTGCTGGTGAGCTTCCATCTGCCGGGAACGGTGAGCGCCGCGCCCATGCACAGCCTGGCCGTCCAGCGGTCGTATCTCAGCGAGCCGGGCGACCATGCCGCGGACGCCGGCCCGGACGCGTACACCTCGACGATCAGCAACTGGCCGCTGCTGACCGGTGTGGACGTGGGCGGTGGGCCCGGTTCCGTGGTGCTGCTCGGGGACTCGATCACCGACGGCGAGAAGTCGACGCCGGACGCGAACCTTCGCTGGGGCGATGTGCTCGCCAGGCGGTTGCGGGACCAGGACGTGGTCCCGCACTACGGGGTCCTGAACCACGGCATCTCGGCGAATCGTGTGGTCTCCGACCGCTATCCGGGCGACGGCGTCTCCACCGATATGGGCGGCGTGAGCGCCCTGAACCGGCTCGACCGTGATGTCCTGGCGCAGACGTCGGCCCGTACGGTCGTTGTCTTCCAGGGCGTCAATGACGTGCGATGGGGTGCGAGTGCGGAGCAGGTCATCGCCGGGCTGCGCGAGATCGCCGACCGGGCGCATGCGCGTGGGCTGCGGGTGCTGGGCGCGACGATCGTTCCCTGCGAGGGGGAGGCTCGGTGCACTCCTGCCGCCGATGCGGGGCGCTCCGCTGTGAACGCGTGGATACGGGCCAGCTCCTCGTTTGACGGGGTGCTGGATTTTGATGCGGTGTTGCGGGATCCGGCGCGGCCTTCGCGGATGTTGCCCGCTTACGACAGTGGGGATCATCTGCATCCGGGCAATGCGGGGCTCGCTGCGCTGGCTGGGGCTGTGGACTTGCGGTTGCTGTAG
- a CDS encoding nuclear transport factor 2 family protein: MSPFNDTDPKQFIADFYASFHNDLLDSDEDPGLIVDRYHTPDIVQIADGHRMDRDKLIAHTRPVRKNRPSGRWDVHEALVNGDRIAVRSTLYVQNRNRALAIEAHMFAQFTDDGRMRQAHILTRTLPADAGPGQPAPEVSEGQVRPA; this comes from the coding sequence ATGAGTCCGTTCAACGACACCGACCCCAAGCAGTTCATCGCCGATTTCTATGCGTCCTTCCACAACGACCTCCTGGACAGCGACGAGGACCCGGGACTGATCGTCGACCGCTATCACACACCGGACATCGTCCAGATCGCCGACGGACACCGGATGGACCGGGACAAGCTCATCGCGCACACTCGCCCGGTGCGCAAGAACCGGCCCAGCGGCCGCTGGGATGTGCATGAAGCACTGGTGAACGGGGATCGGATCGCCGTCCGGTCCACCTTGTATGTACAGAACCGCAACAGAGCCCTCGCCATCGAGGCGCACATGTTCGCTCAGTTCACCGATGACGGGCGGATGCGCCAGGCACACATACTCACCCGCACCCTCCCAGCGGACGCCGGCCCGGGACAGCCGGCGCCAGAGGTGTCCGAGGGGCAGGTGCGGCCGGCGTGA
- a CDS encoding amino acid ABC transporter ATP-binding protein — protein sequence MAVDPLIELRDVNKYFGDLHVLQDINLTVGKGEVVVVIGPSGSGKSTLCRAINRLEVIQSGEIRLDGKLLPEEGKDLAKLRAEIGMVFQSFNLFAHKTVLQNVSLGQVKVRGRKKDEADRRSHQLLDRVGLADQAMKYPAQLSGGQQQRVAIARALAMDPKAMLFDEPTSALDPEMINEVLEVMQQLAREGMTMMVVTHEMGFARSAADRVVFMSDGRIVEDRTPEGFFTDPRSNRAKDFLSKILKH from the coding sequence ATGGCTGTCGATCCCCTGATCGAGCTGCGTGACGTCAACAAGTACTTCGGCGATCTGCACGTCCTCCAGGACATCAACCTCACCGTCGGCAAGGGGGAGGTGGTCGTGGTCATCGGCCCCTCGGGATCCGGGAAGTCGACGCTGTGCAGGGCGATCAACCGGCTGGAGGTGATCCAGTCGGGGGAGATCAGACTCGACGGCAAGCTGCTGCCCGAGGAGGGCAAGGACCTCGCGAAGCTCCGCGCGGAGATCGGGATGGTCTTCCAGTCGTTCAACCTCTTCGCGCACAAGACGGTCCTGCAGAACGTCTCGCTGGGCCAGGTCAAGGTCCGCGGACGCAAGAAGGACGAGGCCGACCGCCGCTCACATCAGCTCCTCGACCGGGTGGGCCTCGCCGATCAGGCCATGAAGTACCCGGCGCAGCTCTCCGGCGGTCAGCAGCAGCGCGTGGCCATCGCTCGCGCCCTCGCCATGGACCCCAAGGCCATGCTGTTCGACGAGCCGACCTCGGCCCTCGACCCGGAGATGATCAACGAGGTGCTGGAGGTGATGCAGCAGCTCGCGCGCGAGGGCATGACCATGATGGTCGTCACGCACGAGATGGGCTTCGCCCGCTCCGCCGCCGATCGCGTCGTCTTCATGTCCGACGGCCGCATCGTCGAGGACCGCACCCCCGAAGGGTTCTTCACCGACCCGCGGAGCAACCGTGCCAAGGACTTCCTGTCCAAGATCCTCAAGCACTGA
- a CDS encoding ATP-dependent Clp protease ATP-binding subunit, which produces MTSGFPGPEGYGPDPFGEFFARFFGGGPRPAPRHIDIGRLMSGPARQLVATAATYATEHGSTDLDTQHLLRAALAVEPTRSLLARAGADPDALATEIDERVGPPDSRSGDQSAIKPDQSPTRPENRPEDRSANGPDGGPDGRPDRPHTPLGITPAVKRALLDAHALARAEGVGYIGPEHVLSALAANPDSAAGHILNAARFSPSPRPPEGSAPAAGAPAHPERARSSPTPTLDKYGRDLTDLARQGRIDPVIGRDTEIEQTVEVLSRRGKNNPVLIGDAGVGKTAIVEGLAERIADGDVPDVLAGRRVVALDLSGVVAGTRYRGDFEERLTNIVDEIRANSDELIVFIDELHTVVGAGGSGEGGSMDAGNILKPPLARGELHVVGATTLEEFRRIEKDAALARRFQPILVPEPSPSDALEILRGLSDRYEAHHQVRYTDEALVAAVELSDRYITDRHLPDKAIDLMDQAGARVRLRARTKGTDVRALEREVEQLTRDKDQAVASEQYEQATQLRDRISELKTKIEAGRDGEADEGQQLEVTAEAVAEVVSRQTGIPVSSLTTEEKDRLLGLEEHLHERVVGQDEAVRVVADAILRSRAGLASPDRPIGSFLFLGPTGVGKTELARALAEALFGSEERMVRLDMSEYQERHTVSRLVGAPPGYVGHEEAGQLTETVRRHPYSLLLLDEVEKAHPDVFNILLQVLDDGRLTDAQGRTVDFANTVIVMTSNLGSEAITRGTGLGFSARDAEADEQARREQILRPLRQHFRPEFLNRIDEIVVFRQLTSDQLHRITEHLLDQTRQRLLARDITVTFTENAVDWLAQRGHEPEYGARPLRRTIQREIDNRLSRLLLDGRLPAGSRVTVDIEFGEPVFRTDESTDGSKGGSTDEAGQAEG; this is translated from the coding sequence ATGACCAGCGGCTTCCCAGGCCCGGAGGGATACGGACCGGACCCCTTCGGAGAATTCTTCGCACGCTTCTTCGGGGGCGGGCCACGCCCCGCTCCCCGGCATATCGACATAGGCCGGCTGATGAGCGGCCCGGCGCGCCAGCTGGTGGCCACCGCCGCGACCTACGCCACCGAACACGGCAGCACGGACCTGGACACCCAGCACCTCCTCCGCGCCGCCCTCGCCGTCGAACCCACCCGAAGCCTGCTGGCCCGCGCCGGCGCCGACCCCGACGCGCTGGCCACCGAGATCGACGAGCGCGTGGGCCCGCCCGACAGCAGGTCCGGCGACCAGTCCGCCATCAAGCCCGACCAGTCACCCACCCGCCCCGAGAACCGTCCCGAGGACCGCTCCGCAAACGGACCCGACGGCGGTCCCGACGGCCGCCCAGACCGCCCCCACACCCCCCTCGGCATCACCCCCGCCGTAAAACGCGCCCTCCTCGACGCCCACGCCCTCGCCAGGGCGGAGGGCGTCGGCTACATAGGCCCCGAACACGTCCTCAGCGCCCTCGCCGCCAACCCCGACTCCGCAGCCGGACACATCCTGAACGCCGCCCGGTTCTCCCCCTCCCCCCGCCCGCCCGAGGGCTCGGCCCCGGCGGCAGGCGCCCCCGCGCACCCCGAGCGGGCGCGTTCCTCCCCCACCCCCACCCTCGACAAGTACGGCCGCGATCTCACCGACCTCGCGCGGCAGGGCCGTATCGACCCGGTCATCGGACGGGACACGGAGATCGAGCAGACCGTCGAGGTGCTGTCCCGCCGAGGCAAGAACAACCCGGTGCTCATCGGCGACGCGGGCGTGGGCAAGACCGCCATCGTGGAGGGCCTCGCGGAGCGCATCGCCGACGGCGATGTGCCCGATGTCCTCGCCGGCCGCCGCGTCGTCGCCCTGGACCTGTCGGGCGTGGTCGCGGGCACGCGCTATCGCGGTGACTTCGAGGAGCGGCTGACCAACATCGTCGACGAGATCCGGGCGAACTCCGACGAGCTGATCGTCTTCATCGACGAGCTGCACACCGTCGTCGGCGCCGGAGGCAGCGGCGAGGGCGGTTCGATGGATGCGGGCAACATCCTCAAGCCGCCGCTGGCCCGCGGTGAGCTGCACGTGGTGGGTGCCACGACGCTGGAGGAGTTCCGCCGGATCGAGAAGGACGCGGCCCTGGCGCGCCGGTTCCAGCCGATCCTGGTCCCCGAGCCCTCCCCGTCGGACGCGTTGGAGATCCTGCGCGGCCTGAGCGACCGGTACGAGGCCCATCACCAGGTCCGCTACACCGATGAGGCCCTGGTCGCCGCCGTAGAACTGTCCGACCGCTACATCACGGACCGCCATCTGCCGGACAAGGCCATCGACCTGATGGACCAGGCGGGCGCTCGGGTACGCCTGCGCGCCCGGACCAAGGGCACCGACGTACGCGCCCTGGAACGCGAGGTCGAGCAGCTCACCCGGGACAAGGACCAGGCGGTGGCGAGTGAACAGTACGAGCAGGCCACGCAGTTGCGCGACCGGATCAGCGAGCTGAAGACGAAGATCGAGGCCGGGCGTGACGGCGAGGCCGACGAAGGACAGCAGCTCGAGGTCACCGCCGAGGCCGTCGCCGAGGTGGTCTCCCGGCAGACCGGTATCCCGGTCAGCAGTCTCACGACCGAGGAGAAGGACCGGCTGCTCGGCCTGGAGGAGCATCTGCATGAGCGGGTCGTCGGGCAGGACGAGGCGGTCAGGGTCGTGGCCGACGCGATTCTGCGTTCCCGGGCCGGGCTCGCCAGCCCGGACCGGCCGATCGGCAGCTTCCTCTTCCTCGGCCCGACCGGGGTCGGCAAGACGGAGCTGGCCCGTGCGCTGGCGGAGGCCCTGTTCGGCAGCGAGGAGCGGATGGTGCGCCTGGACATGAGCGAGTACCAGGAACGGCACACCGTCAGCCGGCTCGTCGGCGCCCCGCCCGGCTATGTCGGCCACGAGGAGGCCGGGCAGCTCACCGAGACCGTACGGCGGCATCCGTACTCGCTGCTTCTCCTCGACGAGGTGGAGAAGGCCCACCCCGATGTGTTCAACATCCTGTTGCAGGTGCTGGACGACGGCCGGCTCACCGACGCGCAGGGCCGCACGGTGGACTTCGCCAACACCGTGATCGTGATGACGAGCAATCTCGGCTCCGAGGCGATCACCCGCGGCACCGGCCTCGGGTTCTCCGCGCGCGACGCCGAGGCCGACGAGCAGGCCCGCCGTGAGCAGATCCTGCGCCCGTTGCGTCAGCACTTCCGGCCGGAGTTCCTCAACCGGATCGACGAGATCGTGGTCTTCCGGCAGCTCACCAGCGATCAACTGCACCGCATCACCGAGCACTTGCTGGATCAGACGCGGCAGCGGCTGCTCGCCCGGGACATCACGGTCACCTTCACCGAGAACGCCGTCGACTGGCTCGCGCAGCGCGGACACGAGCCCGAGTACGGCGCCCGGCCGCTGCGCCGCACCATCCAGCGGGAGATCGACAACCGCCTGTCCCGCCTCCTCCTCGACGGCCGGCTCCCGGCGGGCAGCCGCGTGACGGTGGACATCGAGTTCGGCGAGCCGGTGTTCCGTACGGACGAGAGCACCGACGGCAGCAAGGGCGGCAGTACCGACGAGGCCGGTCAAGCCGAAGGCTGA
- a CDS encoding heavy-metal-associated domain-containing protein, producing the protein MTESTYTVSGMVCDHCAGFVTEEIQHVAGVTAVAVNVESGTVTVTSDRDLDIADVRAAVEEAGYELDDRFG; encoded by the coding sequence GTGACCGAGAGCACCTACACCGTGAGCGGAATGGTCTGCGACCACTGCGCAGGCTTCGTCACCGAGGAGATTCAACACGTCGCCGGCGTCACCGCCGTGGCGGTGAACGTCGAGAGCGGCACGGTCACGGTGACCAGCGACAGGGATCTCGACATCGCGGACGTGCGCGCTGCGGTCGAGGAAGCCGGCTATGAACTCGACGACCGGTTTGGCTAG
- a CDS encoding alpha/beta fold hydrolase, with protein MGSPRKGLRTTAVGAVSATLLAGTAIGLAPAAQSAPGASAAAGGVRFVDIAGDGGTTLKANVVTPAGADGTRRYPLIVLPTSWGLPQVEYLAQAKKLANSGYVVVSYNVRGFWESGGYIEVAGPPDIADASKVIDWALANTPADADQVGVAGLSYGAGISLLAAAHDKRVKAVAALSGWADLIDSIYSGRTQHSQATALLDVAGNITGRQSPELKQIYKDFFASNLAREPELIAWGKKRSPATYVDRINANGTAVMMANAWGDTIFPPNQYADFYEKLTGPKRLELRPGDHATNEATGLFGLPNDVWTDTARWFDHHLKGADNGIDREQPVRLKSRSTGGYEGYPDWKSVTATRKKIDLAGSTTIRANTNSGADGGTIFLSSILDQVAKLPPMASMPLLPRRHAAVWQSEKYASAQRVRGTTKLHTTVTSTKESGTLVAYLYDVGPLGIGKLVSNAPYTFHGQTPGKPFGVDLELFSTAYDVPAGHRLALVVDTVDPLYIEHNPDGAQLTFSSPPADPSYVSVPLRGQ; from the coding sequence ATGGGAAGCCCTCGCAAGGGCCTGCGTACCACCGCCGTCGGTGCCGTTTCGGCGACCCTGCTCGCCGGTACGGCCATCGGGCTGGCCCCTGCCGCTCAGTCGGCGCCCGGCGCGTCGGCCGCGGCCGGCGGCGTCCGGTTCGTAGACATCGCCGGCGACGGCGGCACCACCCTCAAGGCCAATGTCGTCACCCCCGCGGGCGCCGACGGCACCCGCCGCTACCCGCTCATCGTCCTGCCGACGAGCTGGGGCCTGCCGCAGGTCGAGTACCTCGCCCAGGCCAAGAAGCTCGCCAACTCCGGCTATGTGGTCGTCAGTTACAACGTCCGCGGCTTCTGGGAGTCCGGCGGCTACATCGAAGTGGCGGGCCCGCCGGACATCGCCGACGCCTCCAAGGTCATCGACTGGGCCCTCGCCAACACCCCGGCCGACGCGGACCAGGTCGGCGTAGCAGGCCTCTCGTACGGCGCGGGCATCAGCCTGCTCGCCGCCGCACACGACAAGCGCGTCAAAGCGGTCGCCGCGCTCAGCGGCTGGGCCGACCTGATCGACTCGATCTACTCCGGCCGCACCCAGCACTCCCAGGCGACCGCCCTGCTGGACGTCGCAGGCAACATCACCGGCCGCCAGAGCCCCGAACTCAAGCAGATCTACAAGGACTTCTTCGCCTCCAACCTGGCCAGGGAGCCGGAGCTCATCGCCTGGGGGAAGAAGCGCTCCCCCGCGACGTACGTCGACCGGATCAACGCCAACGGCACGGCGGTCATGATGGCCAACGCCTGGGGCGACACGATCTTCCCGCCCAACCAGTACGCCGACTTCTACGAGAAGCTCACCGGCCCCAAGCGGCTGGAACTGCGCCCCGGCGACCACGCCACCAATGAGGCGACCGGCCTCTTCGGCCTGCCCAACGACGTGTGGACCGACACCGCCCGCTGGTTCGACCACCACCTCAAGGGTGCGGACAACGGCATCGACCGCGAACAGCCCGTCCGGCTCAAGTCCCGCTCCACAGGCGGCTACGAGGGCTACCCGGACTGGAAGTCGGTCACCGCGACCCGGAAGAAGATCGACCTCGCGGGCAGCACCACGATCCGCGCGAACACCAACTCCGGTGCGGACGGCGGCACCATCTTCCTGTCCAGCATCCTCGACCAGGTGGCCAAACTGCCCCCGATGGCCTCGATGCCGCTACTCCCCCGTCGGCACGCCGCCGTATGGCAGTCGGAGAAGTACGCGAGCGCCCAGCGGGTGCGCGGGACCACGAAGCTGCACACCACGGTCACCAGCACCAAGGAGAGCGGCACCCTTGTCGCGTACCTCTACGACGTGGGCCCGCTCGGCATCGGCAAGCTGGTCAGCAATGCGCCGTATACGTTCCATGGGCAGACGCCGGGCAAGCCGTTCGGCGTCGATCTGGAGCTGTTCTCCACGGCGTACGACGTCCCGGCGGGGCACCGGCTCGCCCTGGTCGTCGACACGGTCGACCCGCTCTACATCGAGCACAACCCGGACGGCGCGCAGCTGACCTTCTCCTCACCCCCGGCCGACCCGTCGTACGTGTCGGTGCCGCTGCGCGGGCAGTGA
- the ggt gene encoding gamma-glutamyltransferase: protein MRRPVRRKFVVLAVSAAVVSAGAAAPPSAPAGATPKKEPVAVGYGGAVASVDADASAAGIEVLRKGGNAVDAAVATAAALGVTEPYSAGIGGGGYFVYYDAKSRTVHTIDGRETAPLTADSGLFLENGQPIPFAEAVTSGLGVGTPGTPATWQTALDAWGSKRLGPLLKPAERLAREGFTVDPTFRSQTESNQARFKDFPDTAELFLPGGQLPVVGTTFKNPDLARTYAELGRKGVGALYHGKLARDIVDTVNDPPVDPDSGRNARPGELSLKDLAAYETKRQAPTKTKYRGLNVYSIAPSSSGGTTVGEALNILENTDLSKASDVQYLHRYIEASRIAFADRGRWVGDPAFEDVPTKELLSQKYADSRECLIKDDEVLTSPLAPGDPRDPVACGTGGKAAPTTYEGENTTHLTAADKWGNVVAYTLTIEQTGGSGITVPDRGFILNNELTDFSFAPASPDVHDPNLPGPGKRPRSSISPTIVLDQHNKPVVALGSPGGATIVTTVLQTLTGLVDRGIPLVDAIAAPRASQRNQTTTELEPGLWNSELKAQLESIGHGFRQNPEIGAATGVQRLPNGKWLAAAEKVRRGGGSAMVVTPER, encoded by the coding sequence ATGCGTCGTCCGGTGAGACGGAAGTTCGTGGTCCTGGCGGTCTCGGCCGCCGTGGTGTCGGCCGGGGCGGCGGCACCCCCGTCGGCACCGGCGGGCGCGACGCCGAAGAAGGAGCCGGTCGCCGTCGGATACGGCGGGGCCGTGGCGAGCGTGGACGCGGACGCGTCCGCCGCCGGTATCGAGGTCCTGCGCAAGGGCGGCAACGCGGTGGACGCGGCCGTCGCCACGGCCGCGGCGCTCGGCGTCACCGAGCCGTACTCCGCGGGCATCGGCGGAGGCGGCTACTTCGTCTACTACGACGCCAAGTCCCGTACGGTGCACACCATCGACGGACGCGAGACGGCACCGCTGACCGCCGACTCGGGACTCTTCCTGGAGAACGGGCAGCCGATCCCGTTCGCCGAAGCGGTGACCAGCGGCCTCGGCGTCGGCACGCCCGGCACGCCCGCCACCTGGCAGACGGCACTCGACGCCTGGGGCAGCAAACGGCTCGGCCCGCTGCTGAAGCCCGCCGAGCGGCTCGCGCGCGAAGGGTTCACCGTCGACCCGACCTTCCGCTCCCAGACGGAGTCCAACCAGGCCCGCTTCAAGGACTTCCCCGACACGGCCGAACTGTTCCTCCCCGGCGGCCAACTGCCCGTGGTCGGCACCACCTTCAAGAACCCCGATCTGGCACGCACGTACGCGGAGTTGGGCCGCAAGGGCGTCGGCGCGCTCTACCACGGCAAGCTGGCCCGGGACATCGTCGACACCGTCAACGACCCGCCCGTGGACCCGGATTCCGGGCGCAACGCCCGCCCGGGCGAGCTGTCCCTGAAGGACCTCGCGGCGTACGAGACGAAGCGGCAGGCCCCGACGAAGACCAAGTACCGCGGTCTGAACGTCTACTCCATCGCCCCCTCTTCTTCCGGCGGGACGACGGTCGGCGAGGCGCTCAACATCCTTGAGAACACGGATCTTTCGAAGGCCTCGGATGTCCAGTACCTGCACCGCTACATCGAGGCGAGCCGTATCGCCTTCGCGGACCGGGGGCGCTGGGTGGGCGACCCCGCCTTCGAGGACGTACCGACGAAGGAACTGCTGTCGCAGAAGTACGCCGACTCGCGGGAGTGCCTGATCAAGGACGATGAGGTGCTGACGAGCCCGCTGGCGCCGGGCGATCCGCGGGACCCCGTGGCCTGCGGGACCGGCGGTAAGGCGGCGCCGACGACGTACGAAGGTGAGAACACCACGCATCTCACGGCGGCCGACAAGTGGGGCAACGTCGTCGCGTACACCCTCACCATCGAGCAGACCGGCGGCAGCGGCATCACCGTTCCGGACCGCGGCTTCATCCTCAACAACGAGCTGACGGACTTCTCCTTCGCCCCCGCGAGCCCCGATGTGCATGACCCGAACCTGCCGGGTCCGGGCAAGCGGCCGCGCTCGTCGATCTCGCCGACGATCGTGCTGGACCAGCACAACAAGCCGGTGGTGGCCCTCGGTTCGCCGGGCGGGGCGACCATCGTCACGACCGTGCTGCAGACGCTGACGGGCTTGGTCGACCGCGGCATTCCGCTGGTCGACGCGATCGCCGCACCGCGCGCGAGCCAGCGCAACCAGACGACGACCGAGCTCGAACCCGGCCTGTGGAACAGCGAGTTGAAGGCTCAGCTCGAGTCGATCGGCCATGGCTTCCGGCAGAACCCGGAGATCGGCGCGGCGACGGGCGTCCAACGGCTGCCGAACGGGAAGTGGCTGGCCGCGGCGGAGAAGGTACGACGCGGGGGTGGCTCGGCGATGGTGGTGACGCCGGAGAGGTAG